The following DNA comes from Pseudomonadota bacterium.
ATGTGCGCTTTAGCCCCTTCGCTCACGTGGCCGGAGGCCGCAGACTCTCAACGACGTCCTAAGAACCATCGTCGGAGGAGCTACGTGATGAGGACTCGGCAATCCTGGGGCACCCTAGTGGGAATCATCGCTATCGCTGTTGCCACCGCCCAACCTCCACCTGGGCCGAGACCGCACGTACCGCCACCGGGGGTCCCTGGCGCCGCCGCACCGCCCGGCTATCCGATCGGGCAGCGGCTATACCGGCTGCCGTCCGGTCACGAGCAGGTGCGCCACGGCGGTCGGACATACGTCTTCTACGACGGTCACTTCTATGCCAGTGACGGTGATGAGTACGTCGCGATCGCGCCGCCCATGGGCGCAGTGGTTCCGCGGTTGCCATCCGAGGCGGAGCGAGTGGGGAATCTCTCACAGCGCGTCTATCGATTTCGAGGCGTGCATTATCGACAGCTCAGTCGAGGGTTTCAGGTGATTGCAGCACCGTAAGTGGGGTCCAGCCCAGTGAGTAGGAAGGTTCGGCCCCCTTCGGTTTCGATGCATCGGCGGGAGCCGAGATTTGCGGCTAAATCGCCTCGGTCCGCGCGCCATGCGAACTTGCGCGCACGATGTGTGCGCCGGGGCGCCTGTCACGGGTGATCTCTCCGTGAGCTAATCGCAGGAATACCAGCGTCCGCGACAGCGGGTCCGAAATCAATCGATGTTCAGTTCAGTGGCCTCGCGCAGGACGGACGATCCGTACGGATCACCTGTGCAATCCACCCGACACTAAAGGACCAAGCGAGATGACGAATGCGCTGCCAGTACGAAAGCCCCTCCTTCTGCTCCCGGCACTGGTGCTGAGCACTGGTGTCGTAGCCGCATTGACGGCAACGATTTCGGTTGCCAATGAGAATTACACCTGGACTGAGTTTTCCTACGAGCCTTACCCGTTCCCGGTCTACGCCGAAGACCTGGATCGCTACCCGGCAGCAACGCCACCTGCCGGCACGGTAAATCGCCATGGTGAAATCGAACACATTGGCGAAGGTGTCTTTGCAACGCATTGGTTTGTCGATGCCGATGGCCCGGTGTGGCATTTCGTGACGGCCGGTGATCCGTCCAAGGACGTCATTCTGTTTGTGCACGGCTACCCAGACACGTGGTATGCCTACAGCAAGGTCATGGCCAAACTGGCCGATGACTACCACATCATCGCCGTTGATACGCTCGGTTATGGCCAGTCGGACAAGCGACCCGAGATCGATGTGAGCTATGCCAGCGTTGCTGCGAGCCTGGTAACGTTGCTCGACAAGATTGGTGTTCGCGACTTCAATTTGATTGCGCACGACCGGGGCAGCATCGTGTCTGAGCGACTGCTCGCGATCGGTCGCATGAATCGACGCATTAAGGCATTCATGCGCATGCAGCAGTCATTCGACCAGCCGCACGGCCTACCGCGACCGCCGCACGCGCAGATGGCGACCGCCGAATGGCAACGTCGCGAGGGCCTGATTAGGAGCATGTACGCGAGCAACTACGCCTCCGTCGAACTTCCGGAGGAGGAAATCGCGCGACTCGAATGGGAGTTTGGGTTCGAGGGCACAGCGGAGGCTGCCGCGCGCACGTTTGTCGGCACGAGCTTCGACATCGAGCGTGAGTTCCGTATGAAAAACGTGGTGCCCAAGATGACCATGCCAGTATTGTTCGTGCAGGGGTACAAAGACCCAGGTCAGAAGGCGGAAGAGTACTATCGGTCAGCCGAAGTGGTACCGAACGGCCGGGTCGAGCTGATCGATACCAACCACTTTATGCACGCCGAAGATCCGGACTTGATTGCGAGGCTTGCTCGAGAGTTCTTCTCGCAGTAGCTGCCAGCGCTACGCCCAGCGAGCGCTGCGACTGCTCATCTCGAGCAACCGCTCGTGTCCGCCTCGGCGACGTCTCGCTGGAGTGAAGACTAGCTTCAGATGGCGCGGGCCAGCTTGACGGCGGACGACGATCCCGCGCCGACCATCCAGCACCACAGGCGTATCAGTGGGGAGCGATCGGCGCCGG
Coding sequences within:
- a CDS encoding DUF6515 family protein; amino-acid sequence: MRTRQSWGTLVGIIAIAVATAQPPPGPRPHVPPPGVPGAAAPPGYPIGQRLYRLPSGHEQVRHGGRTYVFYDGHFYASDGDEYVAIAPPMGAVVPRLPSEAERVGNLSQRVYRFRGVHYRQLSRGFQVIAAP
- a CDS encoding alpha/beta hydrolase yields the protein MTNALPVRKPLLLLPALVLSTGVVAALTATISVANENYTWTEFSYEPYPFPVYAEDLDRYPAATPPAGTVNRHGEIEHIGEGVFATHWFVDADGPVWHFVTAGDPSKDVILFVHGYPDTWYAYSKVMAKLADDYHIIAVDTLGYGQSDKRPEIDVSYASVAASLVTLLDKIGVRDFNLIAHDRGSIVSERLLAIGRMNRRIKAFMRMQQSFDQPHGLPRPPHAQMATAEWQRREGLIRSMYASNYASVELPEEEIARLEWEFGFEGTAEAAARTFVGTSFDIEREFRMKNVVPKMTMPVLFVQGYKDPGQKAEEYYRSAEVVPNGRVELIDTNHFMHAEDPDLIARLAREFFSQ